A stretch of DNA from Lotus japonicus ecotype B-129 chromosome 4, LjGifu_v1.2:
AGAATTAGGAGCGGCACGCTTATGTGAAGATTCCTTGGATAACTGGACCTGGACAACAGCTTCTGATGGTAATTATTCAGTCAATTCAGCCTATTTACTCTTGCAGGAACCCACTTTGCCGGTAGCAGATGCTGTTTTTTCTGGAGTTTGGCGTTCTTTTGCTCCTTCCGGTGTTAAGGCCTTCACTTGCAGGTTGCTCCTTGATCGGATTGCGACAATGGATAATCTTTTGCAGCACCATGTGTTACCCTCTACTGCAGCTGCAAATTGTAGGTTGTGCCAGAATCAACTTGAAACAAGTTTTCATCTCTTGTTTACTTGCTCATTTGCGGTGGGGCTATGGCACCGTTGTTCTTCTTGGCTGGACCTGTCTTTCTCTACCTCTAGTTCCTCACGTGATCACCTGCTTGCGTTTCTTGCTGGTTTTACTATCCCCTAGCAGCGTGTGGCTCAGGCAGTTTGTATGTCAGTTGTGTGGTCCTTATGTCTGGTTAGGAATGCCATTATTTTTCGAGAGGACACTGCAGATGTGGATTTGGTTTTTGAGCTGGTAAAACGTAGATCTTGGCAGTGGATCAAGGCATCATTTGCTGGGTTTCCTTATTCTTTTGCTGTTTGGTGCTTGTCTCCCCTCACTTGTATTCGTGTAGTGTAGCTTGCTTCATGGGactgggttctggttggtttatTATTGTGGGGGGTTGGTGTTCTTAGCTGCTGTATTTTTCCATTTGCTTGTTTTGGCTTTGCTCTTGTtttggtcatttttataagaatcaaatgaaagtttgagctatattgattatttttttccaatgatgcccttattaattctaacttgtagaatgtgtctcattaattattatcTCTCCTTCTCACTTTCCAACacgaataacaaagggtaattttggaagtttattttgatttaagacaaattttatgcattttatctagttttactacatttcttaaactatgtgaattttttttattgcttataaatatgaccggagggagtattgaCAATCGATGAACCCTAACTATGGGCATGATCTAAGAGGCAGAAACAATTCCTATTGTTGGTGGGGGACCATGAAATATTTATGTATAAATTTCTAAAACCAACAAGTTAGCATATGAAATCTTGACAATGTCATCGACGTAAAAGAAAATCAATATGctcaatttaattttaaaagtataaCTTGATTAATCTAATGATATAAAGGTAGGAAAaactttaataaaaaaaattaatccagcttatcaaaaaaaaaaataataataaaaagttGACTTACATAGTAACTTTGATTTTTGTGTATTTATTAGGAGTGCAATGCTTTCTTTACTTTGCTGAAACTGGTGGCCTCTTTCCATCAAGTATGGATAAAGTCATAAAACTAGTGGAGTCAAATTAAGACAGCCATAGAAAGATGGATATAGAGCTGCGGAGCCCCACCCAATAGAAATGGAGAAATAGATCCGTGATCCGATTGGAAAAAGACAccttttttttactgaaaatagACCGTGAAAAAGAGTTTACACTTATAGAGTACAGATTCTAATTCTACCCCAAATAAATACCAAACAAAGAAACCTCCCCCTAAAGttaaaaaacaaagtaaactGGCTTTTCTAGGCGAGACAAATCTTCAACTCCATCACCATGAGTCTCTTTGCATCATGCTCCCATTCCTGATTCCACAGCACcatcatattcatattcatCTTCATATTCGAACCAATTCATCATCACTTTTCATCATCCCTAATTAGTAATCAAAGTTTCCCACGGAATATATCACTAATCATTATTCTAAGATACCACATGCAACAATAATACTAAACAAGAAGAGTGTGTGTGTTGATAAATTGTTCCACCctcttcttttcatttttgCTAAAACGTTGGCACCACGAATGGAGAGTCAACCATAAGAGAACCAGTCATCACCGGGCTATAGAGGCGGTCCACCTCCGAGTCAATTTCAGACCGCTTCGCGAACCGGCCCTTGATCCTGGGCCGGGTTTCCGCATAAGCCTTTCGTGAAGCGTATCGAATGGTTTTTTCAAACTTCcggttcttcctcttctccctGTATCTCAGAACCCTCGCCTCCCGATCCATCCCGCAGAGCTGCGTCGCCGGCTGGCTTCCGCCGCCGCCGGAAACCACCATCCCGCTCGAATCGGAGCTGTTCAAATATGACATGTCTGAAACCGCGTTCCCATCTGGCACCACTCCTACATCAAGCGAAGACGACGAAACCTGCAGATTCAAATCAAATCAGTACAAAATTCTTCGATCTGAGAAAATTTCAATCAATGGAAGTTAATTTGTATGTTGATTAATCAACGACTTACGCTTTGGCTGAGAGACTGTGATGGATAATTGAAGGAGCTGGATAGCTTCGATCTGCAAAAATCGATGTCGAAGCAACCTTCTGTGTGATGATTCATCATCGGAGCTGGGTGAGGAGGGAGGGGTTTGGTCTGAACCGGCACAACGCTGTCGTTTCCGCCGTTGTGGTTGTTATTGTTCTGGAACGAGTTTGTGTAATCGAAATCCAGAAACGGATCCAATTCCGAGAAGAACATCTCCCTGGACTTCACATCCGGAGCGTCGATGAGTTTAGATCCGAAATTTGGATCCGGCATGAGCCAGGCCGCCGCGTCGGCGTCGTCGTGGCTGGCGAAGGCCTCGTCGGTGGGGACGACGAAGCCGAAGGAGGCTGCAGTAGCGGCAGCTGCGGCGGAGGAGGATTTCACGATGGACTCAGCGGAGTCAAAGAAAGGCTCCACCGGGACGCGCTCGTGGCGGCGGGCTAGTGGGTTGGCGGAGTGGATGTCGGAGTCGCACGTGACGCAGAGGGCTGCGGCGTCTGCCTTGCACGTGACGGAAGCTGGAGCCTGCTCGCAGACCTCACACATCCACACGCGCTCGTGGCGCGAGGCGAGTTTGTTGACGGAGTGGATTTTGGAGTCACATGATATGCAGAGGAAAGCGGAGTCCGGGCGGCAGAAGAGTGCCGCCGAAGCCAGTTTGCATGAATCGCATGGCTTCGGCGGCACACTCCACCCGGACCTCAATCCCTCTAGTCCCATTATCCTTTCTTTTCAGTGTGCTTAACTGAAAAGCAAAATCACTTATGGGAAAACGCGCTTCGAAAACTAGGCCAATGAATGTAACTAGTGCTTGTTGGGAATGGAAGGGATTAGGAGGGAGGAGTATGAAAAAACTAAGTGGTAATGAAAGTTGGGTGAGTTTGATATCTTTGGGTGCGGTTTTTGTAATATCTATAGTTAGTGAGTGGGCATTTAGAAAGGAAATCTAGGTAATGACAAGTGAAGAAGGAACACGTGGCTGTGTATTGTCCATGTAAATGGTTTTGGCGTTAGAACAAGGGAGATATTAGAAGGAGATATCGATTGGGGAGTAGCAGTTGTCATCGTGTTGTGTCTGTGCCGACGTGGGGCCTCCACGGACATTTGATGCAATCAGGCTTTCTTTTATAAAAATGGGCAGTAAAGGAAACAAAAGACCACGAGGATCAGCTCCATCCCCTCGTAAAAGCAAAGGAAAGGAAAGGATTCATTCAACAGGATAATTATTACTATTTCTTTTCAACtctgttccggtatggaaccatTGAGCGGGCTTATCGAAATAGAGAGCGAACACAAAGTAAACAAGATAAGTAAAAATGCATAAAAATGATAGGGtccctgccgcttgggcggtcctcttcTATTTATAACTTGAGTTTTGGtccggctggaccatgggttgcccggcccatttgTTACATGATAGTGATAAGCCCAAAATAAATGACCCGGTTCGCCTATATCAGTCCACAGGCCCACAAGACACTGATGTTTTAGAACTAAAACGATAGTGTCTTATTTAAGCCCACAACGTCTGGTTCGCCCATATACAATGTGAATAAAATCATGAGCGCACATGCTTCCAACAAAATAAGGCTAACCATAATGTAAACAATGTTAAGCTAATCATTACAAAGTTAAATCGGTCTGTGTGGCGTATGAAGTCTAAATGACACTTCACCCATCACTTCAATCACTATGCACAAATCAAATCTCTTTCCGGATTTTGTACCTGTTGCAATCATCACAAATATAACACAGATATCTTGAAACTTGTAATGCATAAGGCCTACCTAAGCTATGCTACTCACATTAATTAAGAAATGCATTTAAAATCCACTCATGGAGTAGCCCTTCTCTGAAAAGACTCGACTCCCTCGAAACGACACATTCACCTGCCAACTGACGTCACTCTTCATTCAATCGCTACCTTTTTGCCAAACGTCGTCTCTTAATGGCGCGCTGATTCACCGCCTTAATGAGTTTGAATGTGTGGCTTGAATGAACGCGTGGATTCACACAAACCACGCGTTTGCTCACCATTTACCTTAAGCGCCTTTAACCATACCTTTCTAACTGATCTCTTCACCTTCCGCCGTTTCTCTATATATAGCAGTCATTTTTTACCACAAATTACTTCACTCTTCTCTTTCAAAAGTTTTTCAAACCTAGTGTACTCGTAGAGTTTCCTGCATTGACCTGCGAGTGTTCTCCAACATTGCCAGAACTCCCCCAAATTAGCCAAGTTCATCAGATCCTTTCCCTGGTAAGCACTTCTCACTCAACCTGCTTGTACAATTTTTTCATCATTCTACACTAAACCTTTCATGTAAAATCTttccctcttcatcttcttgttttACTGAAATCATTCTTAAAAACTAATCTCCTTCACAACTGCAACTCCAATTTTACCCCACTACATGTCATAACTCCTGaatcctttacaatttcaggaatTCTTTTCAAAATGGATGCAAAACGCACCCGTAAAGTCTCTAAAGCTTCTAAAACTTCTTCCATTGCAGTCGATACATGGGTCACTAGTAAAGTTAAAACTAGGTTCACTAAATTCTGCAATGTTAAAACTGTAATGGACTTAATTACTGAAAACACTTTTCGTTCTGATGGCCAAGATGTGTACCTTGACATAGTCCCCTGTTTACCTACCGAACCTTGTTGTTTTGGGGCTCCTGACCCTAACGGCAAAAATCACACCTAtttctttgaaaacatttttaCTAACCTAAAATATAAACTCCCTCTGTCAGATTTCACTTGCTCCGTTTTAACCCTACTGAATGTTGCCCCAACACAACTCCATTGTAATAGCTGGGCATACCTGAGGGCGTTCGAACTTTTGTGTCAAGTGTTAGGTATCGAACCCACTAGCAGTAagtttttttacttctttgaaaCTAGTGGTAGAAGCATAAAAGGCGAATATCTTTCTCTAGCCGCCGCTAGGGGAAAAGGCCTATTTACCTTATTTAGAAGCCACTACAAACAGTTTAAAGGGAGATTCTTTAGGCTAAACGAAACAGAAAAGTGCAAGgatgtattttatttcaatgaTGGAAGCCCAAagttccctttctactggaccgcCCGTTATGAGGCTATCATCAAACTTCCTGATGATTCCCTCACCCCTGAAGAAATGGTGGATTGCACCTTTCTAACTAGCATTGACTTGAATCTCACCGAATTTCTAGATGCCCATTATGAAAACAGATTGGGTGAATATGTGGGTAAGACTCTTGAATTTCAGTATCTTCGTATTTCAAATGTTTGCTGTGTCTtacttttcttttctgtttCAGCGAAAATGACTCGCCTTTCTGATGATGATATCCTACGATTCCGCCGTGAACAACAGGCTGCAAGAGAAAAAAGGAACCCGGCGAAGACTCTACTTGATGCCGATgctagtcactcaggcacggaATCTAATCGTcctcaaaagaaaaagaagaggaatGACACTCCTGAACCAAACAAAGGGAAGGACGCATCGCAACCTTCAATGGAAAAATTTATGGTGAAGAATAACCCTCAACGTTTGGTGCATCAAGGTGGGTCTTCAAGCGCTCCGCCTCCGACATGGAAAAGTGTGCTGAAGGAATTCGAAGAACTTACCTCTGAAGAGGTAACTTCGCTATGGGATTCAAAGATTGACTTCAACGCATTGGTGGAAACCAATTTGGTGTTCAAGGCGAATCAGGAGAAGATCAAAAGGATTGGACTAAAGGAAGCTTGTCAAGCCATCATGACAAAAGGACTGGAAATCGCGGCTATTTCAAAAATGGTCGACCTGGAGACCGCTGGTTTTGACGGGATTAATTCCGCCAAACAacttgaagagaaagaaagagaaatcctGAAGATGAAAGCCACAATGAAATTGTTGGATTCTGCCAACAAAGTGAATGAGAAAAAAGCCACAGATTTGGCCCTAGAAAATGAACGCCTGAAGAAACATGCTGAAGATTTAAACACCGCTCAGAAAGCTAAGGAAGAAGAACCTGTGAAATCTCAGGCAGAAATCACACAACTCGATTCCGCCAATgctgaattgaaaaatgaaaattctaaGTTGCATTCAGAAATTTCTGAACTGAAGAATTCtgtccttgaccaatttgaagCTGGATTCGCAAAAGCCAAAGAACAGATTCTTTTCCTAAATCCTCAAGTTTCCATCAACTTTGCCGGTTCCGATCCTTATGCAAGGATTGTTGATGGCAAATTGATCAGCCCTGACactggtgatgaagaagaagaagaagaggaagaagaagcagataAAAATGAAGAGGATGGGAACGCCAACAACAACGAAGGCGAAGGAGAAAATCACTAGTTCCACCCCTGTTCAAGCATATGTTCTACATGAAATATcctttagtcttttttttttattttctaagttAGTTAAATCTGCCtatgttttatctttatttctGTAAGTGTTGAGCAATTAGCTCCACAGTTTATCCTAAGTATTTATGTAATGTTTATCAAGCACTATTAATATGATGTGTTTTCTATATATCAACTCTCAAATTGTATAATTCTAATGGTTCTGCCTCCTGTCTAAATTATTTCAACACTTAATATATTTCTGTTCCTATTCCTATTCTATGAGGACATCACATCTTAACTTAACATAGAAACCATTAACTAATTCCTTCAATCTCAATAACAGGATTCATCCAATAACAACTAGATCAATCAGACAaatcaatataattaataatactgCGCTTTACTAACCTTTCAATCAGTAAGTTCAAAGTATAACTTAACATGAATAActtttactaacctttcaccaAATTTGATCCGCCTTCGTCGTTTAGTTGAATACATTATTCCCACATTTTGCAGTACATAATGAAATATGCTTAAATGAATCTCGTCAAATGTTGTgaagtttaaacttaatcaactactttggaatcataaggcctttgtgtacataacttagtcaaatttttcatttttgacatagttactcatggaaatcaaagtcaacatattcaatttcattagtatgctcgcgtggagacttgtgctcaGTTTGGataagcttaaatccaatttaagactgtgcttatgaattcgtggccgaatgctcttgttttaagagacttacttttttctcaattgtctgacgtcgcccaattgatagaccttagttgataagtttccgctatgggtaaaataaataagtaaaatgatacgcccttgatcattttttttaaaaggttatgcctcgttaaaaactctcccgcctggggtagagaaaagagtgcatacctgttattcattaataattgatgcctcgttaaaaactctcccgcctggggtagagaaaagagtgcatcaaatttagtcttacacaacaaacatagtcttaaacaatacaaccaacaaacgtagacttcaacacacacaaactgaaacaacgaaacatagtcttggacaaacatacactgaaacaaactgtacaaaaccaaacaaaccgaacgaaccaccctgcacttcaactgtaataataacggagatgctgtgcattccaagcccttgggacccttcgccccgataactcctccaaatgatacgccccttgaccaagctcacgcagaatcctgtaaggtccttcccaattaggtgataacttcgaatcatcaggcccctttgccttcctacgcagaaccaaatcaccaactttcatttgcctcggaaccactctagaattgtatcgcctttccgacctctgttttaccatcgcttgcctcaaacgaacctctgcttgcgtttcctctgccaaattgagatcaaccactCTGTTCATGTCGTTCTGCTCTTCATTATAAGTTGCCACCCTGAAATTTACATCCTGCAATTCTGCTGGTATCATTgcatctaccccgtaagtcaacttaaaaggcGATTCGCCAGTAGTCGATTGAGGAGTtgtattgtacgcccaaatgactgtgatcaactcttcagcccataatcctttagcttcgcctagacgctttctaattccattgagaatgaccttattcgctgactccacttgtccatttgtctgagggtgctcaactgaggcgaaacgcatctcaattcccattcctgcacaaaaatccttcacactcctgcttgtaaactgtgtcccattgtctgagacgatagttgctggaacgccaaatctgcaaaccaactttctccaataaaattttttgactttttctgctgttattttcgccattgattccgcctcaatccacttagtaaaatagtctACCGCAACCAAAATAAACCTGATCTGAGAACCTGCCggagtgaacggtcccagaatatctactccccacattgcaaatggccacgatgaacttattgagctaagagtctcaggcggcgctttatgtaaatctgcataaatttgacacttatcacacttcttcacatactccatacaatcccttcgtaaagttggccaatagaaccctgctctgagcactttcgccgccaaagatcttcccccaaCATGACTTGCGcacacaccttcgtgaacctcaaacatgattctttccgcctcatccttggaaacacatctcaataaaggtATTCCAATCCCTCTTCTATACAATTGACCGCCTAACAATGTGTAACGACTTgcctcgcgaatttgatccttagaaAATGTCAGCACATCAGAAccttctgcctccaaacacttTTTGATACGCCCTATCCAATCTAAATCCGCTAaagttaacaccatcattgtctcatcttcttcgatacttgggctgcttaaaacttcctggatgactgatttattgtttcccggcttcttggtgcttgctaactttgatagaatatctgcccttgtattctcctcgcgcggaacataattgacctgcactatgcctatctgctttatcaatccttgagctttcaataaatacttagccagctgtgcgtccctcgcctgatattcaccctgaatttgtctggaaactatctgagaatctgttttaatTATTATGCTCTTGACTcccatctcgatcgccaacttcagccctgcaattatagcttcatactctgcctgattattgcttgctttaaagtcaaacttgagtgactgctcaactgtcacgccaccTGGCCCTTCTAAAATGATTCCAGCTCCACTGCCCTTGACGTTAGACGaaccatctacagacaaactccattcaccaacttccatatttttctcacaggaagacatttcattgacaaaatccaccaatacctgtgctttaaccagaCCTTTCTTATCAAACGTGATTTCAAATTGCGACAACtcaacagcccaggaaaccattcttctagccagatcaggcttttgcaaaacttgacgaagtggcaaatctgtttttaccacaattggaaagccttgaaaataaggtcttaatttcctggcggagATGATTAAAGCTAacgcagccttttcaattttttgatatctaacttcagctccttgaagagcatgactcacaaaatatatgatcctcacatcatctttactttcttgcaacaaaactgaactaactgcattatcagaaatggaaataaacattgataatgaaatacctggaactggtttggctaaaattggtggcctggataaatgatccttcaaactttggaacgccttctcacattcttcagtccaatgaaaagttttgttcttccttaagcattgaaaaaatggtgctgatttttccccagaacacggaagaaatCTGGACAAAGCCGCTATTCTTCCTGTTaatttctgcacatctttaactgaagctggactctgcatatcaagtatcgccttgcacttctcaggattcgcctcaattcctctcctagtgatcatgaaacccaaaaactttccactttgaattccaaacgaacacttttctggattaagtctcatgttatgctttcttaattcgccaaaagcttcttcgagatcagaacaat
This window harbors:
- the LOC130710437 gene encoding zinc finger protein CONSTANS-LIKE 5, giving the protein MGLEGLRSGWSVPPKPCDSCKLASAALFCRPDSAFLCISCDSKIHSVNKLASRHERVWMCEVCEQAPASVTCKADAAALCVTCDSDIHSANPLARRHERVPVEPFFDSAESIVKSSSAAAAATAASFGFVVPTDEAFASHDDADAAAWLMPDPNFGSKLIDAPDVKSREMFFSELDPFLDFDYTNSFQNNNNHNGGNDSVVPVQTKPLPPHPAPMMNHHTEGCFDIDFCRSKLSSSFNYPSQSLSQSVSSSSLDVGVVPDGNAVSDMSYLNSSDSSGMVVSGGGGSQPATQLCGMDREARVLRYREKRKNRKFEKTIRYASRKAYAETRPRIKGRFAKRSEIDSEVDRLYSPVMTGSLMVDSPFVVPTF